The following proteins are encoded in a genomic region of Tenebrio molitor chromosome 7, icTenMoli1.1, whole genome shotgun sequence:
- the LOC138134708 gene encoding uncharacterized protein has product MATQEDRSLSSGMSLPQWMKTKMNDRLDFEQSAFSPTELDDSFIYYYRNKTRGFSEPPGKTVTATLAKNQQPCTAPVNDKRPDFSKHTPYCQKFLQGSVDTTTAQQVKFPSATKTKSSGVDDGFKGEAAMCGSSVVRVAHQMVAGKVIRGFNIDKNDCDSPPEGFNPSLRRGSKSLPASPLTSPSSSPKSMRRVNKYFTGPFVDTENHHGSWILSNLLAKRQNLSQSVGYIAEEEGNDMKRIASNMSVDEVSGGKKSQVFVPKPSELREMNFWSPTSM; this is encoded by the exons ATGGCTACTCAAGAAGATCGATCTTTGTCATCAGGTATGTCGCTTCCCCAGTGGATGAAGACAAAAATGAACGATAG GTTAGATTTTGAACAGAGCGCTTTCTCTCCGACTGAATTAGATGATAGCTTTATATATTATTATCGCAACAAAACTCGAGGTTTTAGCGAACCGCCCGGTAAGACAGTTACCGCGACTTTGGCGAAAAACCAACAACCGTGCACTGCTCCAGTAAATGACAAGAGACCAGATTTTTCCAAACACACTCCATATTGTCAGAAGTTCTTACAGGGTTCAGTTG ACACCACCACGGCCCAGCAAGTTAAATTTCCATCAGCAACGAAAACAAAATCCAGCGGAGTAGATGACGGCTTCAAGGGCGAAGCAGCGATGTGTGGTTCTTCAGTTGTCCGCGTGGCGCACCAGATGGTGGCAGGAAAAGTAATCCGCGGTTTCAACATCGACAAAAACGATTGCGACTCGCCTCCGGAGGGTTTCAACCCCTCGTTGAGAAGGGGGAGCAAGTCTCTGCCAGCATCGCCGCTAACTTCTCCCAGTTCTTCGCCGAAAAGCATGCGCCGCgtgaataaatatttcacgGGGCCCTTCGTGGACACGGAAAACCACCACGGGAGCTGGATTTTGTCGAATTTGCTTGCTAAAAGACAGAATTTGTCGCAGTCTGTAGGATACATCGCGGAAGAAGAAGGGAACGATATGAAGCGGATTGCTTCGAATATGAGCGTTGATGAAGTATCAGGTGGCAAGAAGAGTCAAGTATTTGTTCCCAAACCGTCGGAACTGAGAGAAATGAATTTTTGGTCACCTACTTCTATGTAA